From a region of the Zingiber officinale cultivar Zhangliang chromosome 4B, Zo_v1.1, whole genome shotgun sequence genome:
- the LOC121978365 gene encoding uncharacterized protein LOC121978365, which translates to MAAGFLHFSLPALWARKRRRTERRRSSPPPSPVLSQDEEDCILGLLKLSRAPLAPHGGVQQPTEPKQQPALLTRSSPPPTIQQQEQSLLLSPALKQHRKKEPLPPPTPSTDDLRLYKCSECGRGFTSYQALGGHKSSHHRKRPAPSPPSEKQRHVKARRSIAMPSTSLME; encoded by the coding sequence ATGGCCGCTGGATTTCTCCATTTCTCGCTGCCAGCCTTGTGGGCCAGAAAGCGCCGGCGAACGGAGCGCCGTCGCTCTTCGCCTCCGCCGTCTCCTGTCCTCAGTCAAGATGAGGAGGACTGCATCCTCGGCCTCCTCAAGCTGTCGCGTGCCCCGCTCGCCCCTCACGGCGGGGTTCAGCAGCCGACAGAACCAAAGCAACAGCCAGCGCTTCTTACCCGATCGTCGCCTCCGCCGACGATACAGCAGCAAGAGCAGTCTCTGCTCTTGTCCCCGGCGCTGAAACAGCATCGGAAGAAGGAGCCGCTTCCTCCTCCAACGCCTTCGACCGATGATCTGCGCCTCTACAAGTGTTCAGAATGCGGCAGAGGATTCACTTCGTACCAGGCCCTTGGCGGCCACAAAAGCAGCCACCACCGGAAACGCCCAGCGCCTAGCCCCCCGTCGGAAAAGCAGCGACACGTGAAGGCGAGAAGATCAATAGCGATGCCATCGACTTCACTTATGGAGTGA